One Solea senegalensis isolate Sse05_10M linkage group LG13, IFAPA_SoseM_1, whole genome shotgun sequence DNA segment encodes these proteins:
- the dhx33 gene encoding ATP-dependent RNA helicase DHX33 → MPHDPDPPPAKKFKPGSVFFRIDKNKPGMLLPRKANVTTPIEVQRKQLPIYQAKPQLLNQLRQLHNAVLIGETGSGKTTQIPQYLYEAGIGRQGIIAITQPRRVAAISLAGRVAEEKRTQLGKLVGYTVRFEDVTSSETKLKFMTDGMLLREAIGDPLLLRYTVVVLDEAHERTVHTDVLFGVVKTAQRRRKELNKIPLKVIVMSATMDVDLFSEYFNKSPVLYLEGRQHPIQIYYTKQSQSDYLQAALVSIFQIHQEAPPSHDILVFMTGQEEIEALARTCRDIAKHLPDSCGPMVVVPLYAALPPALQLRVFLSAPKGCRKVILSTNIAETSVTISGIKYVIDTGMVKAKRFNPDSGLEVLAVQRISKAQAWQRAGRAGREDSGFCYRLYTEQEFDNLIPMTVPEIQRCNLAGVMLQLMALGIPDVMNFDFMSKPSPEAVRSAVEHLELLGAVERKEGQVVLTALGKKMASFPLEPRYAKTILLSPDYSCSEEVLSIVSLLSVDTVLFNPPARREEVLAARKKFCTSEGDHITLLNIYRAFKKVSGNKEWCRENFVNSRNMGLVKDVQAQLREICLKLNLKLVSCGAETGNVRRCLAHGMFVNAAELQPDGSYLALDTHQPVAIHPSSVLFHGKPAYVVFNELLHTSRCYMRDLCLVDADWLLDAAPDYFGRKLHLTKS, encoded by the exons ATGCCCCACGACCCCGACCCTCCTCCGGCTAAAAAATTCAAGCCGGGGTCAGTTTTTTTCCGTATCGATAAGAATAAACCTGGAATGCTGCTTCCTAGAAAGGCAAATGTAACAACTCCGATAGAAGTCCAGAGGAAACAACTTCCAATCTACCAGGCGAAACCTCAGCTGCTGAACCAGTTGAGGCAGCTGCACAATGCTGTTCTCATAG GTGAGACTGGCTCTGGGAAAACCACACAGATCCCACAGTACCTGTATGAGGCCGGCATCGGACGACAGGGCATCATTGCCATCACACAACCTCGTCGTGTTGCTGCCATCTCACTGGCAGGAAGGGTGGCGGAGGAGAAAAGGACTCAGCTTGGCAAGCTA GTTGGTTACACGGTGCGCTTTGAGGACGTCACCTCCTCTGAGACAAAGCTGAAGTTCATGACCGATGGCATGCTCCTGCGTGAGGCCATCGGAGACCCCTTACTGCTGCGCTACACTGTGGTGGTCTTGGATGAAGCTCATGAGCGCACAGTGCACACTGATGTGCTGTTTGGCGTGGTTAAGACTGCCCAACGCAGACGCAAAGAACTGAACAAGATACCCCTGAAG GTCATAGTGATGTCGGCCACGATGGATGTAGATTTGTTCTCTGAGTACTTCAACAAGTCGCCTGTACTTTACCTGGAAGGGAGGCAGCATCCCATTCAGATCTACTACACCAAGCAGTCACAGTCAGACTACCTGCAGGCTGCACTTGTCTCAATTTTCCAGATACATCAG GAGGCGCCTCCGTCCCATGATATCTTAGTTTTCATGACTGGTCAGGAGGAAATTGAGGCTTTGGCAAGGACGTGCCGGGACATTGCGAAGCACCTGCCTGACAGCTGTGGTCCAATGGTAGTTGTCCCCTTGTACGCCGCACTGCCGCCAGCACTGCAGCTCAGGGTTTTTCTGTCGGCTCCCAAG GGTTGTAGGAAAGTCATCCTCTCAACCAACATTGCTGAGACGTCTGTTACAATCTCGGGGATCAAATATGTCATAGACACAGGGATGGTGAAGGCAAAACGTTTCAATCCTG ACAGTGGTCTGGAGGTTCTGGCGGTGCAGCGCATTTCTAAGGCTCAGGCGTGGCAGCGAGCGGGCCGGGCAGGCAGGGAGGACTCGGGCTTCTGCTATCGTCTCTACACCGAGCAGGAGTTTGACAACCTCATCCCCATGACTGTGCCTGAAATCCAGAG GTGTAACTTGGCTGGTGTGATGCTGCAGTTAATGGCTCTGGGGATTCCAGATGTGATGAATTTTGACTTCATGTCCAAGCCCTCTCCAG AGGCTGTTCGCTCTGCTGTGGAGCATTTAGAGCTGCTTGGAGCCGTAGAGAGGAAGGAGGGGCAAGTTGTCCTCACTGCTCTGGGAAAGAAGATGGCCAGCTTCCCTCTGGAGCCAAGATATgccaag ACCATCCTGCTGTCCCCGGATTACTCCTGTTCTGAGGAGGTGTTGAGTATCGTGTCTCTGCTGTCAGTGGACACGGTGCTGTTCAACCCTCCAGCCCGGCGGGAAGAGGTGCTCGCTGCACGCAAGAAGTTCTGTACCAGCGAAGGAGACCACATCACCCTCCTCAACATCTACAGAGCGTTTAAGAAAGTCAGTGGTAATAAG GAGTGGTGTCGAGAGAACTTTGTCAACAGCAGGAACATGGGTCTGGTGAAAGACGTCCAGGCTCAGCTCAGAGAAATCTGCCTAAAG cTGAATTTGAAGCTGGTGTCTTGTGGGGCAGAGACGGGGAACGTTCGCCGCTGCCTTGCCCACGGGATGTTCGTCAATGCTGCAGAGCTACAACCCGACGGCAGCTACTTGGCTCTGGACACCCACCAGCCTGTGGCCATCCATCCGTCCTCTGTCCTTTTCCATGGCAAGCCAGCATACGTGGTGTTTAATGAGCTGCTGCACACGTCCCGCTGCTACATGAGAGACCTGTGCCTAGTGGACGCTGACTGGCTGCTGGACGCAGCACCAGATTACTTTGGTCGCAAGCTTCACCTCACTAAGAGCTAA
- the LOC122779144 gene encoding complement component 1 Q subcomponent-binding protein, mitochondrial, with the protein MLKSVVRAVGTAVRISSATASTARALPLSCPTLCSPTSATSRPFTRSLWMLNSSNGASSGYRSKLFSSRVLQPSVSCGCGGLHTEGDKAFGDFLTDEIKEEVKIQKNKSLPKMSGGWELEMNGTEAKLKKSVSGEKISVTFNINNSIPPNFEEEAEQGQQKSGEEEPEIVSTPNFVIEVTKQAAKHSLVFDCHFPEDEMSHGEGEDESDIFAIREVSFQPEGDTEWKETSYTLNTDSLDWALYDHLMDFLADRGIDNTFADELMELSTSIEHQEYIKFLEELQGFVKCK; encoded by the exons ATGCTGAAGTCGGTTGTCAGAGCGGTTGGAACCGCTGTCCGCATTTCATCAGCCACCGCGTCCACAGCGCGAGCTCTGCCGCTCAGCTGCCCGACTCTGTGCTCTCCGACATCGGCCACATCTCGGCCCTTCACCCGGTCTCTGTGGATGCTTAACAGCAGCAACGGAGCCTCGTCAGGATACAGGTCGAAACTGTTCAGCTCCAGAGTGCTTCAGCCCTCGGTGTCGTGTGGATGTGGAGGACTACACACAGAAG GTGACAAGGCATTTGGTGATTTCCTCACTGATGAAATCAAAGAAGAGGTGAAGatccagaaaaacaaaagtcttcCTAAGATGTCTGGAGGATGGGAGCTGGAGATGAATGGCACAGAGGCAAAGCTCAAAAAAAGTGTCTCTGGAGAAAA AATCTCTGTTACatttaacatcaacaacagcattCCTCCTAACTTTGAGGAGGAGGCAGAACAAGGACAGCAGAagtcaggagaagaagaa cCGGAAATTGTATCAACACCTAATTTTGTCATTGAAGTAACAAAACAGGCTGCAAAACATTCCCTGGTGTTTGACTGCCATTTTCCTGAAGACGAG ATGAGTCATGGTGAAGGAGAGGATGAGAGTGACATCTTTGCCATTCGTGAGGTCAGTTTCCAGCCCGAAGGAGATACAGAGTGGAAGGAGACCAGCTATACTCTCAACACCGACTCCCTGGACTGG GCCCTTTATGACCATTTGATGGACTTCCTGGCTGACCGCGGGATTGACAACACCTTCGCCGACGAACTGATGGAGCTGAGCACGTCCATCGAGCATCAAGAGTACATCAAATTTCTGGAAGAGCTCCAAGGCTttgtcaaatgtaaataa